In Nonomuraea muscovyensis, one genomic interval encodes:
- a CDS encoding efflux RND transporter periplasmic adaptor subunit, which translates to MKVSTRRGRALITNGALAVLLLGGAVFANTRLGADRAAGEVVPRTVAAARGTVTASVSASGAVESARTRALSFGTTGTVEQVHVKAGDEVRKGAILATLDDAAARENLSAAGATYRSAVEDGTSTARLYAAYVKARNAYREAQRTLDGTVLRAPFGGTVTAVNGSVGGSSGGSSGGQAQTSGGQQSGQAGASGFVELADTARLRLVGGFTEADAGRLKLGQAATVTFDALPGVTAAGKVSQIEPVAATSDNVVTYPVTISLAEVPEQVRLGQTATVQVVVGRAENVVTVPSAAISTSGGQSTVTLLIDGRQVETPVRIGVRSASLTEITSGVSEGDLLVPPTPTGTTTGGDQRQGGLGGGLGRQFGGAPGGGR; encoded by the coding sequence GTGAAGGTGTCGACGAGGCGCGGCAGAGCGCTGATCACCAACGGGGCCCTGGCGGTGCTCCTGCTGGGCGGTGCCGTGTTCGCCAATACGCGGCTCGGCGCGGACCGGGCGGCCGGCGAGGTGGTCCCGCGGACCGTGGCCGCCGCCCGGGGGACCGTGACGGCGTCCGTCTCCGCCTCCGGAGCCGTGGAGAGCGCCAGGACCAGGGCGCTGTCGTTCGGCACGACCGGCACCGTCGAGCAGGTCCACGTCAAGGCCGGGGACGAGGTGCGCAAGGGCGCGATCCTGGCCACGCTCGACGACGCGGCCGCGCGGGAGAACCTGTCGGCCGCCGGCGCCACGTACCGGAGCGCCGTCGAGGACGGCACCTCGACCGCCCGCCTGTACGCCGCCTACGTCAAGGCACGCAACGCCTACCGCGAGGCGCAGCGCACGCTCGACGGCACCGTGCTGCGGGCCCCGTTCGGCGGCACGGTCACGGCGGTCAACGGCAGCGTCGGCGGTTCCTCCGGCGGTTCCTCCGGCGGTCAGGCGCAGACCTCGGGTGGGCAGCAGAGCGGGCAGGCCGGCGCGTCCGGGTTCGTGGAGCTGGCCGACACCGCCCGGCTCCGGCTCGTGGGCGGCTTCACCGAGGCCGACGCCGGCAGGCTCAAGCTCGGCCAGGCGGCCACCGTCACCTTCGACGCGTTGCCCGGCGTCACCGCCGCCGGCAAGGTCTCCCAGATCGAGCCGGTCGCCGCCACCAGCGACAACGTCGTCACCTACCCGGTGACGATCTCCCTCGCCGAGGTCCCGGAGCAGGTGCGCCTCGGCCAGACCGCCACCGTGCAGGTCGTCGTCGGCCGGGCGGAGAACGTCGTCACCGTCCCCTCCGCCGCGATCTCCACCAGCGGCGGCCAGAGCACGGTCACCCTCCTCATCGACGGCCGCCAGGTCGAAACCCCGGTCCGGATCGGCGTCCGGAGCGCCTCGCTCACCGAGATCACCTCGGGTGTCTCCGAAGGCGACCTGCTCGTGCCGCCCACCCCCACCGGCACCACCACGGGCGGCGACCAGCGGCAGGGCGGCCTCGGCGGCGGCCTCGGCAGGCAGTTCGGCGGCGCACCGGGAGGCGGCCGATGA
- a CDS encoding HAD family hydrolase has protein sequence MTWIVFDYGNVLSLSQPEPEVEAMARTAGADLETFRAGYWKHRLDYDRASLTDGDYWSAVLGRPTDPTEIDRLTALDVASWSHPDEGTVAILRELLAAGGGVALLSNAPVATADGLDRLPWIAAIPHRVYSGRIGLVKPDREIYDHLAAELGAHPADILFIDDRPENVEGARLAGMTGVLFTTAAALRHALAL, from the coding sequence ATGACGTGGATCGTGTTCGACTACGGCAATGTCCTGTCCCTCTCCCAGCCCGAGCCCGAGGTCGAGGCCATGGCCCGCACGGCCGGGGCGGACCTGGAGACGTTCCGGGCCGGCTACTGGAAGCACCGCCTCGACTACGACCGCGCCTCGCTCACCGACGGCGACTACTGGTCGGCGGTGCTGGGCCGGCCCACCGACCCCACGGAGATCGACCGGCTGACCGCGCTCGACGTGGCGAGCTGGTCCCACCCGGACGAGGGCACGGTCGCGATCCTGCGCGAGCTGCTCGCCGCCGGCGGCGGTGTGGCGCTGCTGTCCAACGCCCCCGTCGCCACGGCCGACGGGCTCGACCGGCTGCCGTGGATCGCCGCCATCCCGCACCGCGTCTACAGCGGGCGCATCGGGCTGGTCAAGCCCGACAGGGAGATCTACGACCACCTCGCGGCCGAACTCGGCGCCCACCCCGCCGACATCCTGTTCATCGACGACCGGCCCGAGAACGTCGAGGGCGCCCGGCTCGCCGGCATGACCGGCGTCCTGTTCACCACCGCCGCCGCCCTCCGCCACGCCCTCGCCCTGTAG
- a CDS encoding efflux RND transporter periplasmic adaptor subunit, with protein sequence MRPTFRPRALTLGGLALSVLVAGSGLAFVLRDDAPSPVQVRLAAARRGAVTASVTAAGSTIEGSRRDLGFGGAGTVTKVYVRAGDRVRAGQVLARIDGRAAREDHVAAAADLAAAEESLESASAAPASCPPATPSSGASPGGQAAGAGQPATSRPAAASTGPAHGIAGGVVGSVAAGRLAGPVAGSPVSSPLVAPSVAPSGSPSGYPSAGTATPTPTGLDPGPTATVTATVTVTATATVTVTAGPGGAPPYGEEPHGGEPSPTGGPARTPGRDTAHPATTPQPTTEATSKPTPKPTGRPTGAPTGKPATTGRPSGGPGATETGARDTGARDTGGRDTGACRSASGGGQGATEEQAAADVERARAALERAADAVRGTRIVAPAAGTVLEVAGDVGDAAGTGAFVSLGDLTEPQVRAMVTESDVGRLALGQRARITLATRPGEERAGRIIGVAPTAAVSGRLVRYAVTLAFDEPPAGLLVGQTASVTVTTDTAPDAVHVPVQAVRSRADGASVVTVRSGGRDTARVVSTGVRSDRYVEITSGLAESDQVVMAGAATGEFPDPAWPRR encoded by the coding sequence ATGAGACCGACTTTCCGGCCGAGGGCGCTGACGCTGGGCGGGCTGGCGCTGTCCGTCCTGGTGGCGGGGTCCGGCCTGGCCTTCGTGCTGCGCGACGACGCTCCCTCCCCCGTCCAGGTACGGCTCGCGGCCGCGCGGCGGGGCGCGGTGACGGCGTCGGTGACGGCCGCGGGCAGCACGATCGAGGGGTCGCGGCGGGACCTGGGCTTCGGCGGCGCGGGGACGGTCACCAAGGTGTACGTGCGGGCCGGGGACAGGGTGCGCGCGGGGCAGGTGCTGGCCAGGATCGACGGCCGCGCGGCCCGGGAGGACCACGTCGCGGCGGCGGCGGACCTGGCGGCGGCCGAGGAGTCCCTGGAGTCGGCCTCCGCCGCCCCGGCGTCCTGCCCGCCCGCCACCCCGTCGAGCGGCGCGTCGCCAGGCGGTCAGGCCGCCGGCGCCGGCCAGCCGGCGACCTCGCGCCCGGCGGCCGCGAGCACCGGGCCGGCGCACGGGATCGCGGGCGGGGTGGTGGGCTCGGTGGCGGCGGGACGTCTGGCCGGGCCGGTGGCCGGGTCGCCGGTGTCCTCCCCGCTGGTGGCGCCGTCGGTGGCGCCGTCCGGGTCTCCCTCGGGGTACCCGTCGGCGGGAACCGCGACGCCGACGCCGACCGGGCTGGATCCCGGCCCCACGGCGACCGTCACAGCCACCGTGACCGTCACGGCCACCGCCACCGTGACGGTCACGGCTGGGCCGGGCGGGGCGCCGCCGTACGGGGAGGAGCCGCACGGCGGCGAGCCGTCCCCGACCGGCGGCCCCGCCCGTACGCCCGGCCGGGACACCGCGCACCCCGCCACCACGCCCCAGCCGACCACCGAGGCCACCTCCAAGCCCACCCCCAAGCCCACAGGCCGCCCCACGGGCGCGCCGACCGGGAAGCCGGCGACCACCGGGCGGCCGTCCGGCGGGCCCGGCGCCACGGAGACCGGTGCGAGGGACACGGGCGCGCGGGACACCGGGGGGAGGGACACCGGCGCCTGCCGGAGCGCGAGCGGCGGCGGGCAGGGGGCGACCGAGGAACAGGCCGCGGCGGACGTCGAGCGGGCACGGGCCGCCCTGGAGCGGGCCGCCGACGCGGTGCGCGGCACCCGGATCGTGGCCCCCGCGGCGGGCACCGTGCTGGAGGTGGCGGGCGACGTGGGCGACGCCGCCGGGACGGGCGCCTTCGTCAGCCTCGGCGACCTGACCGAGCCCCAGGTGCGGGCCATGGTCACCGAGTCGGACGTGGGCCGGCTGGCGCTCGGCCAGCGGGCCCGGATCACCCTGGCCACCCGGCCGGGCGAGGAGCGCGCCGGCCGGATCATCGGCGTCGCGCCGACCGCGGCGGTGTCCGGCCGGCTGGTCCGCTACGCCGTCACGCTCGCCTTCGACGAGCCGCCCGCCGGGCTGCTGGTGGGCCAGACGGCCTCGGTGACGGTGACCACGGACACCGCGCCGGACGCGGTCCACGTCCCGGTGCAGGCCGTGCGGAGCCGCGCGGACGGCGCCTCGGTGGTCACCGTGCGCTCCGGTGGGCGCGACACGGCGCGGGTGGTCAGCACCGGGGTGCGCAGCGACCGGTACGTGGAGATCACCTCGGGGCTGGCCGAGAGCGACCAGGTCGTGATGGCGGGCGCGGCCACCGGGGAGTTCCCGGACCCCGCGTGGCCGCGACGCTGA
- a CDS encoding TetR/AcrR family transcriptional regulator — translation MASKRDWLDAGLAILAEAGAPALTVEELCARLGLTKGSFYHHFRGMGGYKGDLLAHFETHYTTRYIDAAEQAGGDRLARLMDLVLEDTDAHAGLEPAVRAWASQDAEVRAVQARVDRARTDYLRELWLATGGAERDATAMARLLYLVLVGAEQVVPPISDGALREVYELALRPAPGRGHR, via the coding sequence ATGGCAAGCAAACGTGACTGGCTCGACGCCGGGCTGGCGATCCTCGCCGAGGCGGGCGCGCCGGCCCTGACCGTCGAGGAGCTGTGCGCGCGGCTCGGGCTGACCAAGGGCTCCTTCTACCACCACTTCAGGGGCATGGGCGGCTACAAGGGCGACCTGCTCGCCCACTTCGAGACCCACTACACCACCCGCTACATCGACGCCGCCGAGCAGGCGGGGGGCGACCGGCTCGCCCGTCTGATGGACCTCGTGCTGGAGGACACCGACGCCCACGCCGGTCTCGAACCGGCCGTGCGCGCGTGGGCGTCGCAGGACGCCGAGGTCCGGGCCGTGCAGGCGCGGGTGGACCGGGCCCGCACCGACTACCTGCGCGAGCTGTGGCTGGCCACCGGCGGCGCCGAGCGCGACGCGACGGCGATGGCGCGGCTGCTCTATCTCGTGCTGGTCGGCGCGGAGCAGGTCGTCCCGCCGATCTCGGACGGCGCGCTGCGTGAGGTGTACGAACTGGCGCTGCGGCCGGCGCCGGGACGGGGGCACCGGTGA
- a CDS encoding ABC transporter ATP-binding protein — translation MTAPVLSVRDLVKEYGDGDTRVRALRGIDLDVERGDYVAVMGASGSGKSTLMNILGCLDVPTSGRYLIDGADAGRLDERRLAVLRNRRVGFVFQSFNLIPRMSALANVELPLVYGGVGRSERRSRALAALEQVGLADRVHHEPNQLSGGQQQRVAVARALVTAPALLLADEPTGNLDTASTRDVLGILDRLSESGRTIVLITHEDDVAAHAKRVIRLVDGRIVEDRRQAPVDGPPPRSTDPAVPTESAAPTDPARPAEAAR, via the coding sequence ATGACCGCCCCCGTCCTGAGCGTGCGCGACCTGGTCAAGGAGTACGGCGACGGCGACACCCGGGTCCGCGCCCTGCGCGGCATCGACCTCGACGTCGAACGGGGAGACTACGTCGCCGTCATGGGGGCCTCGGGCTCCGGCAAGTCGACGCTCATGAACATCCTCGGCTGCCTCGACGTGCCGACCTCGGGCCGCTACCTGATCGACGGCGCCGACGCCGGCCGGCTCGACGAGCGCCGGCTCGCCGTGCTGCGCAACCGGCGCGTCGGGTTCGTCTTCCAGTCGTTCAATCTGATCCCGCGGATGAGCGCGCTGGCCAACGTCGAACTGCCGCTCGTCTACGGCGGCGTCGGCCGGTCCGAACGCCGCTCGCGCGCGCTGGCGGCGCTGGAGCAGGTCGGCCTGGCCGACCGGGTGCACCACGAGCCCAACCAGCTCTCCGGCGGGCAGCAGCAGCGCGTGGCCGTCGCCCGGGCCCTCGTCACCGCACCCGCGCTGCTGCTGGCCGACGAGCCCACCGGCAACCTCGACACCGCCTCCACCCGCGACGTGCTCGGTATCCTGGACCGGCTCAGCGAGTCGGGCCGCACGATCGTGCTCATCACCCATGAGGACGACGTGGCCGCGCACGCCAAACGGGTGATCAGGCTGGTGGACGGCCGGATCGTCGAGGACCGCCGCCAGGCCCCGGTCGACGGCCCGCCGCCCCGCTCCACCGACCCGGCCGTGCCCACCGAGTCGGCTGCGCCCACCGACCCGGCCCGGCCCGCGGAGGCGGCGCGGTGA
- a CDS encoding alkaline phosphatase D family protein yields the protein MDRRSFLAAATAGLLTTTGSVTSAGASTGTSRALKGDPFTLGVASGDPSADGFVLWTRLALDPLGGDGRGAMPSRDVDVDWQVATDERFSSIVRSGTLTARAGAAHSVHVELDGLRPGTPYHYRFRAQGRVSPAGRTTTTPEGERPLAFAVAACAHYEHGFYTAYRRLAEEEPDLVVFLGDYLYEYGPSGYTALAGQVRSHTPGKCATLADYRLRHAQYKSDPDLQRAHATAPWLVAFDDHEVENNWAGPVSSTGAPAFDRRRADAFRAYYENMPLRRASLRGTALQVNRRVSWGTLARFHLLDTRQFRDDQACLDGVRAGCDERLDEDRTLLGAGQWRWLEEGLHGSGARWNLLGQQIMVAHRDYRRGPGREVSLDSWDGYAAERARLLGSLAATSNPVVLTGDAHMHHLADLKADTDDPDSPVVARELVASSIASDGDGYRDRTWIAESLAENPHISYIDQRRGYIMARLTRDDLSVAYRTLDYISRRGAPARTAHRVTIPSAEQARA from the coding sequence GTGGACCGCAGATCCTTCCTCGCGGCGGCGACCGCGGGCCTCCTGACCACCACCGGCTCCGTCACCTCCGCCGGCGCCTCGACCGGCACCTCCAGGGCGCTGAAGGGCGACCCGTTCACGCTCGGCGTCGCCTCCGGCGACCCGTCGGCGGACGGGTTCGTGCTCTGGACCCGCCTCGCCCTCGACCCGCTCGGCGGCGACGGGCGCGGCGCCATGCCCTCCCGCGACGTGGACGTCGACTGGCAGGTCGCCACCGACGAGCGCTTCTCCTCCATCGTCCGGTCCGGCACGCTCACCGCCCGGGCCGGCGCCGCGCACAGCGTGCACGTCGAGCTGGACGGCCTGCGACCGGGCACGCCGTACCACTACCGGTTCCGGGCCCAGGGCCGGGTCTCGCCCGCCGGCCGCACCACGACCACGCCCGAGGGGGAGCGGCCGCTCGCCTTCGCCGTCGCCGCCTGCGCCCACTACGAGCACGGCTTCTACACCGCCTACCGGCGCCTGGCAGAGGAGGAGCCCGACCTGGTCGTCTTCCTCGGCGACTACCTGTACGAGTACGGCCCGAGCGGCTACACCGCGCTCGCGGGCCAGGTCCGCTCCCACACGCCCGGCAAATGCGCCACGCTGGCCGACTACCGGCTGCGGCACGCCCAGTACAAGAGCGACCCCGACCTGCAGCGCGCGCACGCCACCGCGCCGTGGCTGGTCGCGTTCGACGACCACGAGGTGGAGAACAACTGGGCCGGCCCCGTCTCCAGCACCGGCGCCCCCGCCTTCGACCGCCGTCGCGCCGACGCCTTCCGCGCCTACTACGAGAACATGCCGCTCCGCCGCGCCTCGCTCAGGGGAACCGCGCTGCAGGTGAACCGGCGCGTCTCCTGGGGCACGCTCGCCCGCTTCCACCTGCTCGACACCCGCCAGTTCCGCGACGACCAGGCCTGCCTCGACGGCGTACGGGCCGGCTGCGACGAGCGGCTCGACGAGGATCGCACGCTGCTCGGCGCCGGCCAGTGGCGCTGGCTGGAGGAGGGCCTGCACGGCTCCGGTGCCCGCTGGAACCTGCTCGGCCAGCAGATCATGGTGGCCCACCGCGACTACCGGCGGGGGCCGGGCCGCGAGGTGAGCCTCGACTCCTGGGACGGCTACGCCGCCGAGCGCGCCCGGCTGCTCGGCTCGCTCGCGGCCACCTCCAACCCGGTCGTGCTGACCGGCGACGCCCACATGCACCATCTGGCCGACCTGAAGGCCGACACCGACGACCCGGACTCCCCGGTCGTCGCCCGCGAGCTGGTGGCCTCCTCGATCGCCAGCGACGGCGACGGCTACCGCGACAGGACGTGGATCGCCGAGTCGCTGGCCGAGAACCCGCACATCTCCTACATCGACCAGCGGCGCGGCTACATCATGGCCCGGCTGACCCGTGACGACCTGTCGGTGGCGTACCGGACGCTCGACTACATCTCCCGCAGGGGCGCCCCCGCCCGCACCGCCCACCGCGTCACCATCCCGTCGGCGGAGCAGGCGCGAGCCTGA
- a CDS encoding NADPH-dependent FMN reductase — translation MKVVGIAGSLHTGSFINRLLEAVGRELPPGADFTRWPGLATTPPYAAGPMPGAAIELVRLVDQADGVLLTAPEHSLLPAELGHALRWLSAAGVLTGKHVAVMSASVRACGAMWAQAELYTQLTGAGAVVMGSELVLSPSCPHFDAKGMLTARYLRDQVREVVGRLCPAPVREPVREPVREPVLSA, via the coding sequence GTGAAAGTCGTCGGGATAGCCGGCAGCCTGCACACCGGGTCCTTCATCAACAGACTGCTGGAGGCGGTGGGCCGCGAACTGCCGCCGGGGGCCGACTTCACGCGCTGGCCCGGCCTGGCCACGACGCCGCCGTACGCCGCGGGGCCGATGCCCGGCGCGGCGATCGAGCTGGTGCGGCTGGTCGACCAGGCCGACGGCGTGCTGCTGACGGCGCCCGAGCACAGCCTGCTGCCCGCCGAACTGGGCCACGCGCTGCGCTGGCTGTCGGCGGCGGGGGTGCTGACCGGCAAGCACGTCGCGGTGATGAGCGCCAGCGTCCGGGCCTGCGGGGCCATGTGGGCGCAGGCCGAGCTGTACACGCAGCTCACCGGCGCGGGAGCGGTCGTCATGGGCTCGGAATTGGTGCTGTCCCCGAGCTGCCCGCACTTCGACGCCAAGGGCATGCTGACCGCCCGCTACCTGCGGGACCAGGTGCGCGAGGTGGTCGGCCGGCTGTGCCCGGCACCCGTGCGGGAGCCGGTACGTGAGCCCGTGCGGGAGCCGGTGCTCTCCGCCTGA
- a CDS encoding ABC1 kinase family protein, which translates to MDVPVALIVSVAALVMILLLAGSARRLLGVRFGAIRTFLAALLAFTIAAPLLSPILQSFQADHDPGIGAAWAILLVTMCVVLIPMVLLVLAEALVPPGSIPGPLELARSLRGRISRARRYSQITRIAIRHGLGPYLRGRDPMAGPEDRPGRQRLAASLRQALDDGGVTFVKLGQVLSTRRDLLPPEFVDELGLLQDRVAPAPWEQIEPVLTAELGGPAESVFAAFDRTPLAAASIAQVHTARLHTGEEVVVKVRRPGIDQVVDRDLDIVRRLALTLETRTRWGRTLGVRDLAEGFATALREELDFRIEAANMAAVTAAKGSGVTYPAPVSALCTERVLVMQRLTGRPLATADAEQGPALARALLECLLRQVLMEGVFHADPHPGNLMLLDDGTLGLLDFGSVGRLDTSMRSALQRFLLAMNRQDTVAVTDALLEVMPRPEDIDEPALERALGQFMARHLVPGTGSAQMFTDLFTIVSRHGLSVPPEVAAVFRALATLEGTLLRLAPGFDLIGEARAFGHRHLAERLDGDAVKEAVGQELAALLPMLRRLPRRVERIASAAEHGRFSLNVRLLADDRDRRFVTGLLHQVLLTVLGATAGLMGVLLLGTEGGPQVSRAITLFQMIGYNLLVVSAVLVLRVLILVFRRPREPRP; encoded by the coding sequence ATGGACGTTCCCGTGGCCCTGATCGTGTCCGTCGCCGCACTCGTCATGATCCTGCTGCTGGCCGGCTCCGCCCGCCGCCTGCTGGGGGTCAGGTTCGGGGCGATCCGCACGTTCCTGGCCGCGCTGCTGGCCTTCACGATCGCCGCGCCGCTGCTGTCGCCGATCCTGCAGTCGTTCCAGGCGGACCACGATCCCGGGATCGGGGCCGCCTGGGCCATCCTCCTGGTGACCATGTGCGTGGTCCTCATCCCGATGGTGCTGCTGGTCCTGGCCGAGGCGCTGGTCCCGCCCGGCTCGATCCCCGGCCCGCTGGAGCTGGCCCGGTCACTGCGCGGCCGGATCTCCCGCGCCAGGCGCTACTCCCAGATCACCCGGATCGCGATCCGCCACGGCCTCGGCCCCTACCTGCGCGGACGTGACCCGATGGCCGGTCCGGAGGACCGGCCGGGCAGGCAGCGGCTGGCCGCCTCGCTGCGCCAGGCGCTCGACGACGGCGGCGTCACCTTCGTCAAGCTCGGCCAGGTCCTGTCCACCCGGCGCGACCTGCTGCCGCCGGAGTTCGTGGACGAGCTGGGCCTGCTGCAGGACCGGGTAGCCCCCGCGCCGTGGGAGCAGATCGAGCCGGTGCTGACGGCCGAGCTGGGCGGACCGGCCGAGAGCGTCTTCGCCGCGTTCGACCGCACCCCGCTGGCCGCCGCCTCCATCGCGCAGGTGCACACCGCCCGGCTGCACACCGGCGAGGAGGTCGTGGTCAAGGTCCGCCGGCCCGGCATCGACCAGGTCGTGGACCGCGACCTCGACATCGTGCGCCGCCTGGCGCTCACCCTGGAGACCCGCACCCGGTGGGGCCGCACACTCGGCGTGCGCGACCTGGCCGAGGGGTTCGCGACCGCGCTGCGCGAGGAGCTGGACTTCCGCATCGAGGCGGCCAACATGGCGGCCGTCACCGCGGCCAAGGGCAGCGGCGTCACCTACCCCGCCCCCGTCTCCGCCCTGTGCACCGAGCGCGTCCTCGTCATGCAGCGGCTGACGGGCCGCCCCCTCGCCACGGCGGACGCCGAACAGGGGCCCGCGCTGGCCCGGGCCCTGCTCGAATGCCTGCTCCGGCAGGTGCTCATGGAGGGCGTCTTCCACGCCGATCCGCACCCCGGCAACCTCATGCTGCTCGACGACGGCACGCTCGGCCTGCTCGACTTCGGCTCGGTGGGCCGCCTCGACACCTCGATGCGCTCGGCCCTGCAGCGCTTCCTGCTCGCCATGAACCGGCAGGACACCGTCGCCGTCACCGACGCGCTGCTGGAGGTGATGCCGAGGCCCGAGGACATCGACGAGCCCGCCCTGGAACGGGCGCTCGGCCAGTTCATGGCCAGGCACCTGGTCCCGGGCACGGGCAGCGCCCAGATGTTCACCGACCTGTTCACGATCGTCTCCCGGCACGGGCTGTCGGTGCCACCCGAGGTCGCGGCCGTCTTCCGCGCCCTGGCCACGCTGGAGGGCACGCTGCTGCGGCTGGCACCGGGCTTCGACCTCATCGGCGAGGCCCGCGCGTTCGGCCACCGCCACCTCGCCGAGCGGCTCGACGGCGACGCGGTGAAGGAGGCCGTCGGCCAGGAGCTGGCCGCGCTACTGCCGATGCTGCGCCGCCTGCCGCGGCGCGTGGAGCGCATCGCCAGCGCCGCCGAGCACGGCCGGTTCAGCCTGAACGTCCGCCTCCTGGCCGACGACCGTGACCGCCGCTTCGTGACCGGCCTGCTCCACCAGGTGCTGCTGACGGTCCTCGGCGCCACCGCCGGGCTGATGGGCGTGCTGCTGCTGGGCACCGAGGGCGGCCCGCAGGTCAGCCGGGCGATCACGCTGTTCCAGATGATCGGCTACAACCTGCTGGTCGTCAGCGCCGTCCTCGTGCTCCGCGTGCTGATCCTCGTCTTCCGCCGCCCGCGCGAGCCGCGTCCGTAG
- the arfB gene encoding alternative ribosome rescue aminoacyl-tRNA hydrolase ArfB yields MSGPLVVNDSVVIPDAELVWRFSRSSGPGGQGVNTTDSRVELTFDVAATTALPPSLKARALERLGARVITIAASEHRSQLRNREAATQRLAQRLREAIAPPPKRRRPTKPGRGAVERRIAAKKHRADLKRLRRDP; encoded by the coding sequence ATGTCCGGCCCGCTGGTCGTCAACGACTCGGTCGTCATCCCCGACGCCGAGCTGGTCTGGCGTTTCTCGCGTTCGTCCGGTCCGGGCGGCCAGGGCGTCAACACCACCGACAGCCGGGTGGAGCTGACGTTCGACGTGGCGGCCACCACGGCGCTGCCGCCGTCGCTCAAGGCCCGCGCGCTGGAGCGGCTGGGCGCCCGCGTCATCACGATCGCCGCCTCCGAGCACCGCTCCCAGCTCCGCAACAGGGAGGCCGCCACGCAGCGCCTCGCGCAGCGGCTGCGCGAGGCGATCGCGCCACCGCCGAAGCGCCGCCGCCCGACCAAGCCCGGCAGGGGCGCGGTGGAGCGCCGCATCGCCGCCAAGAAGCACCGCGCGGACCTCAAGCGCCTGCGCCGCGACCCTTGA
- a CDS encoding DUF6463 family protein, with product MNGLARWVPRLIIGTAVLHFVWAFAQPHAWGEIARDGFFMALADMNAPGYWPREGSVWFLACGVAMLAIGTLARHAVLTTGRLPAQVGWYLLVLGVPMCVLYYPVTGSWVLPVIGILGLVAARRGGRPQGGPAS from the coding sequence GTGAACGGACTGGCCCGCTGGGTGCCGCGGCTGATCATCGGGACGGCGGTGCTGCACTTCGTCTGGGCGTTCGCCCAGCCCCACGCCTGGGGCGAGATCGCCCGTGACGGCTTCTTCATGGCGCTCGCCGACATGAACGCGCCCGGCTACTGGCCGCGCGAGGGCAGCGTGTGGTTCCTGGCGTGCGGCGTGGCGATGCTCGCCATCGGCACGCTGGCGCGGCACGCGGTGCTGACCACCGGCCGGCTGCCCGCCCAGGTCGGCTGGTATCTGCTGGTCCTGGGGGTGCCGATGTGCGTGCTCTACTACCCGGTCACCGGGAGCTGGGTGCTGCCCGTCATCGGGATCCTCGGGCTGGTGGCCGCCCGGCGCGGCGGGCGGCCACAGGGCGGACCCGCCTCCTGA
- a CDS encoding acyl-ACP desaturase: protein MAMTQTELLHELEPVVAGELDRHHTMAKEWFPHEYVPWSEGRNFDGVYGGEAWQEGDTKLPEAARVSLIVNLLTEDNLPSYHHEIATTFGRDGAWGTWVHRWTAEEDRHGTAIRDYLTVTRAVDPVALERARMVHMEQGFATEYGTMLQQLAYVSFQELATRIAHRNTGRASGDEGCERLLARIAADENLHMLFYRNLLKAAFELDPNQTMRAVTDVVTTFQMPGSSIEGFTRKAMIIAHEGIYDLRLHLDDVLTPVLKQWAVFDKTGLDAEGEQAREELSAFLAKTEATAARFVERREARRAREAARL, encoded by the coding sequence ATGGCGATGACTCAGACGGAACTCCTGCACGAGCTCGAGCCCGTGGTCGCGGGAGAGCTCGACCGTCATCACACGATGGCCAAGGAATGGTTCCCGCACGAGTACGTCCCGTGGAGCGAAGGCCGCAACTTCGACGGCGTCTACGGGGGCGAGGCGTGGCAGGAGGGCGATACCAAGCTGCCCGAGGCCGCGCGCGTCTCGCTCATCGTCAACCTGCTCACCGAGGACAACCTGCCCAGCTACCACCACGAGATCGCGACCACGTTCGGCCGTGACGGCGCGTGGGGCACCTGGGTGCACCGCTGGACCGCCGAGGAGGACCGCCACGGCACCGCGATCCGCGACTACCTGACCGTCACCCGCGCGGTCGACCCGGTCGCGCTGGAGCGCGCCCGCATGGTCCACATGGAGCAGGGCTTCGCCACCGAGTACGGCACGATGCTGCAGCAGCTGGCCTACGTCTCCTTCCAGGAGCTGGCCACCCGCATCGCGCACCGCAACACCGGCAGGGCGTCGGGCGACGAGGGCTGCGAGCGGCTGCTCGCCCGCATCGCCGCCGACGAGAACCTCCACATGCTCTTCTACCGCAACCTGCTGAAGGCGGCCTTCGAGCTCGACCCCAACCAGACGATGCGGGCCGTGACCGACGTGGTGACCACCTTCCAGATGCCCGGCTCCAGCATCGAGGGCTTCACCCGCAAGGCCATGATCATCGCTCACGAGGGCATCTACGACCTGCGCCTGCACCTCGACGACGTGCTCACGCCGGTGCTGAAGCAGTGGGCGGTGTTCGACAAGACCGGGCTGGACGCCGAGGGCGAGCAGGCCCGCGAGGAGCTGTCGGCGTTCCTGGCCAAGACCGAGGCCACGGCCGCCCGCTTCGTCGAGCGCCGCGAGGCCCGCCGCGCCCGCGAGGCCGCCCGCCTCTGA